In Solanum pennellii chromosome 3, SPENNV200, a single window of DNA contains:
- the LOC107012277 gene encoding probable cyclic nucleotide-gated ion channel 20, chloroplastic, with amino-acid sequence MDTFEKDEMPMLSPSYPQSDGNDAFQNRRSTYRTRSASLSMPMSSIDSFENDSSYVGYTGPLRSERRTSLVQMSGPLYIGREPENSFWPTPTAVVHKSTLPPTERYPSISSAERNGWRNNDYTGKNEHLFKSGQLGMCNDPYCTTCPTYYHLKARQNNSKSSDIFDHKFHNVLYGDAKGWAKRTCSFLHPYIPGVMNPHAKIVQKWNKFFVISCLFAVFIDPLFFFSLCVQKGNKCIMLSWPLTTTIVILRSITDIIYLMHILLQFRLAYVAPESRVVGAGDLVDHPKKIAINYLSGYFVVDFFIVLPLPQIIILLILPKSIASSGANYAKNLLRVAILLQYIPRLCRFLPLIAGQSPSGFIFESAWANFFINLLTFVLSSHVVGSCWYLFGLQRVNQCLRDACRESKIARCVEFIDCGHGNDYRKFRWDTTWDQWKNNSDAVACFTNGGFDYGIYEQAVNLTTEGSIVTRYVYSLFWGFQQISTLAGNQVPSYFEWEVLFTMAIIGIGLLLFALLIGNMQNFLQSLDRRRLEMSLRRRDVEQWMSHRRLPVELRRRVQEAERYNWAATRGVNEEMLLENLPEDLQRDIRRHLFKFIKKVRIFALLDEPIIDAICERLRQKTYIAGSKVLYRGGLVDKMVFIIRGKMESIGEDGNVASLSEGDACGEELLTWCLEHSSINRDGKKVRIPGHRLLSNRLVRCLTNVEAFILRASDLEEVTNLFARFLRSPRVQGALRYESPYWRGLAARQIQVAWRYRKKRQSRTDSSSPQR; translated from the exons ATGGACACTTTTGAAAAAGATGAGATGCCGATGTTATCACCATCATATCCACAGTCTGATGGAAATGATGCCTTTCAAAATCGACGTTCTACATACAGGACAAGGAGTGCATCCCTGTCAATGCCAATGAGCTCTATAGATTCATTTGAAAATGATAGTAGTTATGTAGGCTATACTGGTCCTTTGAGAAGTGAGAGGCGAACTTCATTGGTTCAAATGAGTGGGCCATTATATATTGGTCGCGAGCCTGAGAATAGCTTTTGGCCCACTCCCACTGCAGTAGTGCATAAATCAACTCTGCCTCCAACAGAAAGATATCCTTCAATTAGCAGTGCAGAACGAAATGGTTGGCGTAATAATGACTACACTGGGAAAAATGAACATCTCTTTAAGTCTGGACAACTGGGCATGTGCAACGATCCGTACTGCACAACATGTCCAACCTATTACCATTTAAAAGCACGGCAAAATAATTCGAAGTCTTCAGATATATTTGATCACAAG TTCCATAATGTGCTGTATGGAGATGCAAAAGGATGGGCGAAGAGAACTTGTTCTTTCTTGCATCCATATATTCCTGGCGTCATGAATCCTCATGCAAAGATTGTGCAGAAGTGGAACAAATTTTTTGTCATCTCATGCCTGTTTGCAGTATTTATTGATCCTCTGTTCTTCTTTTCGCTTTGTGTCCAAAAG GGGAACAAATGCATAATGCTAAGTTGGCCCCTGACAACAACTATTGTGATTTTGAGGAGCATCACTGATATTATCTACTTAATGCACATTCTTCTTCAG TTCCGATTAGCTTATGTTGCCCCGGAATCTAGGGTGGTGGGCGCAGGTGACCTGGTTGACCACCCTAAAAAGATTGCTATAAACTATCTCTCGGGATACTTTGTTGTTGACTTCTTCATCGTATTACCACTTCCTCAG ATCATCATATTGCTGATTTTACCCAAGTCTATAGCATCATCTGGGGCAAATTACGCGAAGAATCTACTGAGGGTTGCTATATTACTCCAGTACATTCCCAGATTGTGCAGGTTTTTGCCTTTGATAGCTGGCCAGTCTCCAAGTGGTTTTATATTTGAGTCTGCATGGgcaaattttttcataaatcttcTCACTTTTGTTTTATCAAGCCATGTGGTGGGCTCATGCTGGTATCTTTTTGGTTTACAG AGGGTGAATCAATGTCTTCGAGATGCTTGTCGTGAATCAAAGATAGCGAGGTGTGTGGAATTTATAGACTGTGGTCATGGCAACGACTACAGAAAGTTTAGGTGGGATACTACATGGGATCAGTGGAAGAACAATTCTGATGCAGTTGCTTGTTTTACTAATGGTGGTTTTGACTATGGAATCTATGAACAAGCTGTTAACCTAACCACTGAAGGGAGTATTGTCACAAGATATGTGTACTCATTGTTTTGGGGATTCCAG CAAATTAGTACACTAGCTGGCAATCAAGTCCCGAGTTATTTTGAGTGGGAAGTTTTGTTCACAATGGCTATCATCGGAATAGGACTACTGCTTTTTGCCCTCCTGATTGGAAACATGCAAAACTTTCTGCAGTCTCTAGATCGCAg GAGATTAGAAATGTCTCTGAGACGTCGTGATGTTGAACAATGGATGAGCCATAGGCGCTTGCCAGTAGAACTGAGAAG GCGAGTTCAAGAGGCAGAGAGATATAATTGGGCAGCTACCCGAGGGGTCAATGAAGAAATGCTACTAGAGAATCTTCCTGAAGACCTTCaaagagatataaggagacatctttttaaattcatcaaaaag GTTCGAATATTTGCACTTCTAGATGAACCTATTATAGATGCCATCTGTGAGAGGTTGAGACAGAAAACATACATAGCAGGAAGCAAAGTTTTATACCGTGGTGGTCTAGTTGACAAGATGGTTTTCATAATTCGAGGTAAGATGGAAAGCATTGGAGAAGATGGAAATGTGGCCTCCTTGTCTGAAGGGGATGCCTGTGGGGAAGAACTCCTCACATGGTGCCTTGAGCATTCTTCTATAAACAGAG ATGGGAAAAAGGTCAGAATTCCAGGACACAGATTGCTGAGCAACAGACTAGTCAGGTGCCTTACAAATGTTGAAGCATTTATATTACGAGCTTCAGATCTTGAAGAAGTCACTAATCTTTTCGCAAGATTCTTGAGGAGTCCACGTGTCCAAGGTGCCCTAAG GTATGAATCTCCATATTGGCGAGGGCTGGCAGCAAGGCAAATACAAGTTGCTTGGAGATACAGGAAGAAACGTCAAAGCCGAACAGACTCTTCCAGCCCCCAACGCTAA
- the LOC107014844 gene encoding long chain base biosynthesis protein 2b, which yields MITIPYLTALTTYFSYGLLFAFGQFREFFRKIFDWWRGSNLQGYAPICLGLEDFYIRRLYLRIQDCFGRPICSPPDAWFDVVERVSNDNNKTLKRTTQVSRCLNLGSYNYLGFAASDEYCTPRVIESLKKYSASTCSARVDGGTTSIHMELEECVANFVGKPAAIVTGMGYVTNSAILPVLIGKGGLIISDSLNHNSIVNGARGSGATIRVFQHNTPSHLEKVLRELIAEGQPRTHRPWKKIIVIVEGIYSMEGELCQLPEIVAICKKYKVYVYLDEAHSIGAVGKTGRGVCELLGVDTADVDIMMGTFTKSFGSCGGYIAGSKELIEYLKYSCPAHLYATSISPPAAQQIISAIKVILGEDGTSRGAQKLARIRENSNFFRSELQKMGFEVLGDNDSPVMPIMIYNPAKIPAFSRECLKHNVAVVIVGFPATPLLLARARICISAAHSREDLNKALEVFSEVGDLTGIKYFPAEPQKQQVEENRVKLE from the exons ATGATCACCATTCCTTACTTGACCGCCTTGACAACCTACTTCAGCTATGGATTGCTCTTTGCATTCGGTCAATTCCGTGAATTCTTCAGGAAGATTTTTGATTGGTGGCGTGGCAGCAATCTTCAG GGATATGCTCCGATCTGCTTAGGACTTGAAGATTTCTATATCCGTCGGCTGTATCTTCGCATTCAG GATTGCTTTGGACGGCCAATATGTAGTCCTCCTGATGCTTGGTTTGATGTGGTGGAGCGTGTTTCTAATGATAATAACAAGACACTAAA GCGAACCACTCAAGTTTCAAGGTGCCTAAACTTGGGTTCATATAATTACCTTGGTTTTGCTGCATCGGATGAATATTGTACACCTCGTGTCATTGAGTCTTTGAAAAAGTATTCTGCGAGCACTTGCAGTGCCCGTGTTGATGGAG GTACCACAAGCATCCATATGGAATTGGAAGAATGTGTGGCTAATTTTGTTGGCAAGCCAGCTGCTATTGTCACAGGCATGGGTTACGTAACAAATTCAGCCATACTTCCTGTCTTGATCGGAAAG GGAGGTTTGATTATCAGTGATTCTCTCAACCACAACTCTATTGTAAATGGTGCTCGAGGGTCTGGAGCTACTATTCGTGTTTTTCAACATAACA CACCTTCTCACTTGGAGAAGGTTTTGAGAGAACTTATTGCTGAGGGACAACCCAGAACACACAGGCCATGGAAGAAGATAATTGTTATAGTGGAGGGCATATACAGCATGGAAGGGGAGCTATGTCAGCTTCCAGAGATTGTCGCCATATGCAAGAAATACAAG GTATATGTTTACTTGGATGAGGCACACAGCATTGGAGCTGTTGGAAAAACAGGAAGGGGAGTCTGTGAGCTCTTGGGAGTTGACACAGCTGATGTGGACATTATGATGGGAACTTTCACAAAATCATTTGGTTCATGCGGGGGTTATATTGCTGGATCTAAA GAACttattgaatatttgaagtattCCTGCCCAGCTCATCTGTATGCCACATCAATATCACCTCCAGCTGCCCAACAAATCATTTCTGCTATCAAGGTTATACTTGGTGAAGATGGTACTAGCAGAG GAGCTCAAAAGCTGGCTCGCATTCGTGAAAATAGCAACTTTTTCCGATCAGAACTACAGAAGATGGGTTTTGAGGTCCTTGGGGACAATGATTCTCCTGTGATGCCCATCATGATCTACAATCCTGCAAAAATACCTGCCTTTTCACGGGAGTGTCTCAAACATAAT GTGGCTGTAGTGATAGTTGGTTTTCCAGCAACCCCTTTACTTTTGGCCAGGGCACGCATATGTATTTCTGCAGCTCACTCACGGGAAGATCTTAACAAAGCACTGGAG GTTTTCAGCGAAGTTGGTGATCTAACTGGAATAAAATACTTCCCTGCCGAGCCACAGAAACAGCAGGTAGAAGAAAACAGAGTCAAGCTGGAATGA